The sequence ttaaaaatttttaaaatgatcagACCAAACTTTAACTtgcattgtgctttttttttttttttttttttaagtaggtgccACATCCCgtgcggagcccaatgtggggcttgaactcacgaccctgcgatcaggacctaagctgggttccagagccagatgcttaactgcctgagccactgaGGGGCCCCTGCTTGCATAGTGCTTTTAACAAAAACAGCCCAAGAAATTTTAGAAGATTTACTCCTGCATCTTGCTCTGTAAGACGCTCCCAGATGGCAGTCAGGCTGCCGGGGTCGCGTGCAGGCTTGCCTTGTACCAGAGCCAGCCCACTAAGACCCAGCCCGCACTCGCTTGGCCGAGGCCTGGGCCCTGGCATGGGCTGCAGCCACCAAGGAGCACTGCCTTGCTCTAATCCACAGGTATGTGCGCGTCCACCGGCGCACTCTGAGACTCAGCCCTGCCAACGAGAAGGTTAATGAACACTTCCAGACCTTGTCTGTGTTTTCAAATCACTGCTGTATCCGTGCCGTATTACATCAAAGTCCTAAAATTTCTGTCCAGATGGCAATGAAACTGTGAATGGCGTCAAACCCAGTAAAGCATAATGCTGAAATTTCAAGTCGTGCTCAAATCCTGAAGGATGTCAATTTGTTAGAATTTAACCACTTTTTATCACAGGGTATCCCGGAATGACGGATTTATTACTTTTTTGCAGGTTGTATCTGCCCATCTAGtgcaagttttatttttcacaccAGTAAGGAAAGGCAAGCAAAGAGCCACTCACTCAAGTTGTCCAAGAATCACAACGACCTCGCTCAGTCCTCAGACCGCTTTGCTCCTTCTCGTGCTAATCTGTCCGCCTCTTCATTGCCTACAAATCCCGAATGACCAGGAACAtgcatctgtgaaataaatttatttttccttttacctttACTGGTTTTTTTTACACAAGCAACACACAAGTACATCCTGACTCTTcccagtgtggggagggggaggacgcTCCTCCCCCAGGGCCCCCCCTCCACAGTTCTGCATGGCATAACCTGTATGCGCAACACACGGACGCAGTGCAGGTACTTACAAAAATCCCATTTTGATTCTCCACAAATTGGATCGCActgtttttactaatttttataaCCTGAACGATGGAACTTGGAAAGCTTTCCAAGTAAAACGTATGTATGTATAGACGAAGTCAGGTATATATCCAAAACACgtacttcattttcttcaaatgCTGTCAGAAAGACGAGATCCAATTAtgtgatttggttttttttttttctaagtaggctcTACAACCAATGTGAggccaacgtgggacttgatcccacgacggtgagatcaagacctgagctgagatcgagtcagacccttaaccactgggtggctcagcactTCTGTGCTTTAACCACTGTTTCCATTACACTGGGGAAGGGCAGATTTAAACCTTACGTCACTTAGCTGTTCTCCGTGGTCCTGGAGTCAAAGAGCAACACAGAGTTAAGACAATGGTTGCAGTTTAACTTGCTCTGTATTGTTGGAAATGtttggttgtttggtttttttttaagattttatttatttgacagagacagagcaatagagcatgagcagtggggagggccagagggagagggagaagccaacttctcactcagcagggagcgcaacacagggcttgatcccaggaccctgagatcatgaccagagcagaaaccaagagacactcaactgactgagacacccaggctcccctggtaTCTTGTGCTTTTACACAGGACAGATTCATACGGAGGATGTATGGGTAGAGATTTGTAACTGTAGATCTGCTGGAAATTATATTTcctataaacaattttattttttatagtttttttttttttaaagattttatttatttgagagagtgaccgaccgagatagcaagagaggagcggggaggagagggagaagcaggctccccgctgagcgagcagcctgatgcagggcttgagcccactgggattatgacatgagccaaaggcattcACTTAATtgatgcagccacccaggtgccccctgaaaagggagtttttgttttgtttttttaatttatttgacagagagagatcacaagtaggcagagcagcaggcagggcgggggcagggggtgggtggaaagcagggtccctgctgagcagagggccgaagtggggctcaatcccaggaccctgagatcatgacctgagccaaaggcagaggctgaacccactgagccacccaggcgcccctgaaaaaacagttttaataaaaactatctattggtgcgcctgggtggctcagtcggttcagcctctgcctttggctcgggtcatgatcctggggtcctgggactgagcccagcattgggctccctgcttggcgggaagcctgcttctccctcttccactccccctgctcatgttccctctctcgcggtttctctgtcatataaataaaaaaaaatctttaaaaagaaataaaaataaaaataaaataaaaactatctattaataagaaaaatatttctgttttggaaaaaaaagtcatgtccCTAAAGTCTTatcacactttatttttaacaaaataccttataaattagttttattttgacATTATGGCTGATTCTAAAGAAACCAACAGGTTGACTATCACCAAGTCACTTTAACAGTGATGAGGTTAGTGAAAGGTAGTGGGAAGAAAGGCAGGTAGGGACAAGTATCCTCCCGACCACCCAACCAAGAGGAAACAAGCGTTAAAAGGACTTTACACCGCTCTGGAaagagccctccaccctttcccacgCTGATGACAAAAACGTGATTGGGCGACAGGCACAGGGAGGGtcaatcagattaaaacagccggCCGACAAGCCCAGAAAgcccctagacttagaaactctggtcccctccctctttgggagcttcGTACTGTCCATCACTCTGAACTTTGCTTGGCTGCCCAGCACTCTTCacctggtctacctcttcatgcTTCCAAGCAGCATGACCACAACTGCAggcactgaaggaaaaaaagtccTGCAACGTGAGCCCAGACGAGGCCCTCCCAAGCACCGCCGAGAGGATGAGAGGACACTGAACACCCCTTAGTCACGCTGCCCGAACAGTGTGTTCTACACACAATCACAGCAATAACAAGCAGCGTCACTTACAGGATGATCAAGACTCAAACATGCTGCAATTTCTAAAACACGTTATGGTATTAATGTTATGTAAACTTTAACTTAAGTCATTAAATCACCCACACACAGTACTAGTCTCTCCAGTTAACTCCGAATATTTGGTCCtagacacctgtgtggctcagtccgttaaatgtccaacttgatttcggctcaggtcatgatctcagggttgcgagaccgagcccacgtcgggctccacactgagcgtagggcctgcttaaggttctccctCGGCTGCCACCGCACCTTCTCTCACCCGAGTGTCTGGTCCTCACAGCCACGTAAGAGGACCGGTTCGGACAACACGCACCCACTGGATGTCCATGCCCTGGGTGAGCTGCTCCAGCGCCACGAAGTCCTCCTTGTTGATCACCTCCTTCCCCGTGCTCGTCTTCCACCCGTTCTTCTTCCAGCCTTGAACCCAATTAGTGATACCTACAGGAAACGCACTCACAGTCCGCTGAGCTCGCACGTCCTGGTCTCTTCCTCCCTAGACgtcccccttccccctgctctacTCATCTTCGCAGTGGCATGGACTTGCCCCTGGCCCACACAGGCTGTGCTCCGGCCGGGGGCACACTCCTCTGCTTACCCCTCGGACTGGACTGGTGCTGACCCACAGCTCCCAGCTTAAGAGGACACCGCTCTGCTTCTTCAACCCCCTCCCCGTGTCCTAAACGATTATTTCTCAAAGGAGCCGTCAGCACGCCACCTTCACTTACTTACACGTGTTTACACTCGAAGGACTACGAAAGCAGAGACACAGCTCCCCGCTGCCCTATCCTAGGAGCCTGGCGAAGACATGTCTAACGTGGCAAACTCCAGAGCAGCAGATCTGGGCTCCAGAATCCCCGGTTTTCTCTTTATACCGGACAAACCAACGGTTGTCTTCATTCACCATTTGGGTCCTGCCCTGATACACCTCCCATAGGAGAAGGAAATAGCTATTTTCCTTCATGTTTACCAGGAAACACTAGAAGTAAAATGTAGAAGCTTACCATTTATAGTAAACATACTGTCCGTATACAGAACCAGCTTCTTGATGTTTTGAGCCTTTGCTTGCTCGATGGCTTTGCAGGCTGCCTTAAAGAAACAGGTCAGTCATCATGCTACAGAAGCTGTCCAATTTTCAACATTACCGAAGTTCAAAATCACTTTGCTATTTAaacattccttctttttctgtgctAAGTGTAATGATTATGCGCTCTGCGTGAAATAATGCCACACATATGGTTCTGTTTGTGCATCTATGGGAAATagcttttaaaacttttctgGAAAATTCCTATCCATCAGAGTCACTAGTAACCCCAAACCAAGTTTCTTCTGGACTTTGAGTATCCTGTGCACACACAGTGTACGCGGATCGCAGCTACGATGGTCTTACTCTCCGTGGGAAACGTGTCCGACAACTTACATGAATTTCTGCTCTTTGGTTGGTCTGCCGCCCGGGAAGCCTAATGCCTATGTTCCTGGTTGCAAAACaatacaaaggaaaatgaaatcaattaaaaaagCTAATTCCCAAAGGGATTCCTTAAGCCTCTCAATGGAGGACAGGCTTGATACATTTTTTTGACATCTGAAAGCATCATACAAATATACAGcctttaaaaaccaaaccaagagTACTAGCATTTTATGGAAAAGCACCAAGGGATGGTCTTGTGAAGAATACTGGGCCAGAAATCAGAAGCAAAGTTTTCTTTCTGGCCCTGCAATTCATTAGCGTGGGGTCCTGGGTGAGCACTAAGCCCACAGACACTCAGTGCCACACAAGCTTGTTGCCCCTTAGAGGGTTTGCAGCTAAAATGAGATCTCAAAGGGAAAGAACTCTACAGACCACAAGTCGAGAGGAGTATAAAGTCTTACTCAACAGTTTATACTCCACTATGCCCAACACTgctgtgggcacctggaaatgcTGGAGACAAAGCTCAGAGCGGATGTGGCTACTTCACAGGCTCAAATTCGTCTTTTACACTGAATCTCAGAGCTGCCCAGGGTATCTGAATAATCACGCTTTGCATCCCCCTGAGCTCGTGCCTTGTGAAAAACTAGAGGGCACCTCTAAGCTGACACATCCTCAGAAGAGTCTTGGGAACAAGACAGCTTCCAAGTCTGGCAACCTTGGACGTCCTTGCCAGAACCATCCCGCAGGAGGCATGTGACTCTCCTACGGGGCAGGGAAGTCATTTTGGTAGACGATGTCATCAGCGAGACACAGAAACTCCCCTAGATTCGGGGTGAAGAAAGCCATGCTGAGGTAATTCACATTCTGAAGAACAAAGCTATCAGTGTCGACATGAACCAAAGCGTGCTCCTTTGCAACCTCGGCCAAAGCTAACCAAATCATCAGCAGATCTCGTGTCACTCTTGCCAAGTTTTAGAATGTGATTCACTTAGACTTGAAGCCTTTTTTGTTTACTCACAAAGGATGGCCGGGCCCCCAGTAAACACCGATGCCTGCTCGTGCCCTCCTCCGCCCGTTACTGGAGCAGCAGCCATCAGTGTAGACGACAACAAATTCTCCTAAAAGAGGGAGTTTCATGAGTGTCACTGGAACCAAAGCACAAAAAACTGAGATTCATTGAACAAATTCACTAAGCTTGAATTCACATTTTAACTGAGAGAGTATGTACAATGTGATCTATATTCTCTATCTAGAAAAACAGTATCAGTCCCTTATAAAAGGGGCCCTCAACACCTTTTGACTAGCATGCCCTCCTATCTTGGATATGGCAATTTAAAGGTAAATTAAAGCTAAAGGCAGGCATTTTTGAACTCAGAACCCGCTGCTGTTCCATTCCCCACTACAGAGGTCAGAACAGTGTTGCCATCCCTCTCCCCACACTCACTCCCCGGAGCCGTCCTTGCAAACAAGTAGTGTCTTCGCATGATAAGGACCTGTCCCCCAGAAGGCCTAGTCCTCTGACAAATgttggtctgattttttttttctcagtatattTGCCTCTAATAAACCACGGTCCTGTGTTTGCTTTGTTCCATCAAGACAGAGGCTCAGGGGAACCTTGGAGTCATGATTATTATACGGAAAACTCAAAAATCCAAGATAAATACCCATGTAAGAAAATGTGCTTTTGTCAACCGAAGGCACGGATCCTATGGTCTGTCTCGCCTGCTTTGCACAGGGCTCTGCGTTTTCATCTCCATCCAAGGGCTCACGGAGTCGCTTGTTGGCTTTCACTTGTGATTCTTGTTCATGCTTATTTTCTGTCCCTGAAAGATCAAGTCTactcaaaaagcaggaaaaaaacgAACATAACACGAAATGCTTAACAATCCAGAAATTCAGTATGTGACCTAGTATCGCTAAATCAGACTTAAGTATGCTCTGCGGCCCTACAAAGAGGAAATCGCTTAGGACAGTCCATACCATGCCAGATTTTCAAGTCCTATAAGGTTACTCTAAAGTTTCCCTAAGCTTGACAAGGCGATAGGAACACAGGAGCAACATCTCTGTTAAAGCAGAAACCTGGTTTTGAGAGATAGTAGAGAGAGCAAAGGTTTGAATCCCACTGGGATGGTGGGCAGTTTGACTACCTGAGGGactctgtccccagaaagaaaacaaggactCGAATTTTGTAGATGGGATTCCTCTAGGTACGTCAACTCCATCGATGCCAAGTTGAGAACCTCCGGGAAAGCTGAGAGGGCATGGGTAACTGGACCTTAAGTGAGGAGACAGTGGGCCACactgagaaaaggaagcagaagccCAACAGCAGAAGGGACTGGGCCCCTTCAGGGCGGCGCTACAGAGCTTTCCTTCAGGAGCCCAGCCATGGGATGCAGGCTTAATCCCAGAGGCTTCTCACATACTCCCTCAGGTTGTGTGGGAGCAGCTTTTCCTACATTCATTTTATGGAGTGGGAACAGAGGCACAGAAGAAGCAACCAAGCTTATCTGCAAAACCACCACCAAGCCCCACACTACAGAATTCATTTTAAGCTCATCCCTAAAGCAGGGACGGAGAAATGGGGCTCCAGTGTTGACTGAACCCTTACCTCGTGTCCGAGCCAGAACGTCCTGCCTGCAGTAGCTTCTCCACCCACACCTGGCAGAAGAGCGCTACAGGTTATCTAGGCAAAATGCGACCGGAGCCACTATGGAGGGCAATGTCTGGGTCTC comes from Neovison vison isolate M4711 chromosome 8, ASM_NN_V1, whole genome shotgun sequence and encodes:
- the RNASEH1 gene encoding ribonuclease H1; this encodes MTRLLAVARSVALAAVRCSTCGRSGLSMFYAVRRGRKVGVFQTWSECRAQVDRFPAARFKKFATEEEAWAFVGKPAGPGGAEGTENKHEQESQVKANKRLREPLDGDENAEPCAKQARQTIGSVPSVDKSTFSYMGEFVVVYTDGCCSSNGRRRARAGIGVYWGPGHPLNIGIRLPGRQTNQRAEIHAACKAIEQAKAQNIKKLVLYTDSMFTINGITNWVQGWKKNGWKTSTGKEVINKEDFVALEQLTQGMDIQWMHVPGHSGFVGNEEADRLAREGAKRSED